A genomic stretch from Flavobacterium humidisoli includes:
- the rpsO gene encoding 30S ribosomal protein S15 codes for MYLTKEKKEEIFAQHGDAKNTGKAEGQIALFTYRISHLTEHLKKNRHDYNTERSLVLLVGKRRALLDYLKKKDINRYREIIKVLNIRK; via the coding sequence ATGTATTTAACTAAAGAAAAGAAAGAAGAAATCTTCGCACAACACGGTGATGCAAAAAACACTGGTAAAGCTGAAGGTCAAATCGCGTTGTTCACTTACAGAATCTCTCACTTAACTGAACACTTGAAAAAAAATCGTCACGATTACAACACTGAGCGTTCTCTTGTACTATTAGTAGGTAAAAGAAGAGCTTTGTTGGACTACTTGAAAAAGAAAGATATCAACAGATATCGTGAGATTATCAAAGTATTGAATATCAGAAAATAA
- a CDS encoding GAF domain-containing protein, whose translation MTFQELQPKISAIITGNETDRDGKLLAVCQLLNENVEYYNWVGFYFANHEAKTLHLGPYVGAETDHTVIPFGKGICGQVAESNANFVVPDVKAQDNYIACSLTVKSEIVVPLFVNGVNIGQIDIDSHVIDPFTEADERFLEFVNQEVAKLF comes from the coding sequence ATGACATTTCAAGAATTACAACCAAAAATAAGTGCAATTATTACTGGCAATGAAACAGATAGAGACGGAAAATTATTAGCAGTATGCCAACTTTTAAACGAAAACGTGGAGTATTATAACTGGGTAGGATTTTATTTTGCCAATCACGAGGCTAAAACTTTACATTTAGGACCTTATGTTGGTGCAGAAACAGACCATACTGTTATTCCTTTTGGAAAAGGAATTTGTGGCCAAGTTGCTGAAAGTAATGCCAATTTTGTTGTGCCAGATGTTAAAGCACAAGACAATTACATCGCCTGCAGTTTAACCGTAAAATCAGAAATCGTAGTTCCGCTTTTTGTTAACGGAGTGAATATTGGTCAAATCGACATTGACAGCCATGTTATCGATCCTTTTACAGAAGCTGACGAAAGATTTTTAGAATTTGTAAATCAAGAAGTTGCTAAATTATTCTAG
- a CDS encoding polyribonucleotide nucleotidyltransferase has protein sequence MIPQLFVEKIDLGDGRSITIETGRLAKQADGSVVVRMGDTMILATAVSARTSNPGVDFLPLTVDYREKFAAAGRFPGGFFKREARPSDSEVLTMRLVDRVLRPLFPDDYHAETQVMIQLMSHDEEVMPDALAGLAASAALAVSDIPFYNLISEVRVARIDEKLVINPSRAELEKSDIDMMIGASMDSVAMVEGEMKEISEAEMIEAIKFAHEAIKVQIEAQYRLQAAFGKKEIRTYEGEKENEEIYKKVKEAAYDKIYNIAKVGSAKHERGAAFAEVKEEVKALFTEEELAADGDLVSKYFYKTNKEAVRNVVLELGVRLDGRKTTEIRPIWCETDYLPRVHGSSLFTRGETQALATVTLGTSREANQIDSPSEQGEEKFYLHYNFPPFSTGEAKPLRGTSRREVGHGNLAQRALKNMIPADCPYTIRVVSEVLESNGSSSMATVCAGTMALMDAGVQMVKPVSGIAMGLITDGEKFAVLSDILGDEDHLGDMDFKVTGTADGITACQMDIKIDGLRYDIMEQALAQARDGRLHILGKLTETIAAPRADVKAHAPKIITRTIPGNFIGALIGPGGKVIQELQKATGTTIVINEVDEQGVIEILGTDPAGIETVLAKIASITFKPQMGEAYEVKVIKMLDFGAVVEYTAAPGNEVLLHVSELAWERTENVADVVKMGDVFQVKYLGVDPKTKKEKVSKKALVPRPPREDKKE, from the coding sequence ATGATTCCACAATTATTTGTAGAAAAAATCGATTTAGGTGATGGCAGAAGCATCACAATCGAGACAGGGCGTTTAGCTAAACAAGCAGACGGTTCTGTAGTAGTAAGAATGGGCGACACGATGATTCTTGCAACAGCAGTTTCAGCTCGCACATCAAACCCAGGCGTTGACTTTTTACCATTAACGGTAGATTATCGCGAAAAATTTGCAGCAGCTGGTCGTTTCCCTGGAGGTTTCTTCAAGAGAGAAGCACGTCCAAGCGACAGCGAAGTATTAACAATGAGATTAGTTGACCGTGTTTTACGTCCGCTTTTCCCAGACGACTACCACGCTGAAACACAAGTTATGATTCAATTAATGTCTCATGACGAAGAAGTTATGCCAGACGCTTTAGCTGGTTTAGCTGCATCTGCAGCATTAGCTGTATCAGACATTCCTTTTTATAACTTAATTTCTGAAGTACGTGTTGCACGTATTGACGAAAAATTAGTTATTAACCCAAGCAGAGCTGAATTAGAAAAATCTGATATCGATATGATGATTGGAGCTTCTATGGATTCTGTTGCGATGGTTGAAGGTGAGATGAAAGAAATTTCAGAAGCTGAAATGATCGAAGCAATTAAATTTGCTCACGAAGCGATCAAAGTTCAAATCGAAGCACAATATCGTTTACAAGCTGCTTTTGGTAAAAAAGAAATTCGTACTTACGAAGGTGAGAAAGAAAACGAAGAAATTTACAAAAAAGTAAAAGAAGCTGCATACGATAAAATCTATAATATTGCAAAAGTTGGTTCTGCTAAACACGAAAGAGGTGCTGCATTTGCTGAAGTAAAAGAAGAAGTTAAAGCTTTATTTACTGAAGAAGAATTAGCTGCTGACGGTGATTTAGTTTCTAAATATTTCTACAAAACAAACAAAGAAGCCGTTCGTAATGTAGTATTAGAATTAGGCGTACGTTTAGATGGTAGAAAAACGACAGAAATCAGACCAATCTGGTGTGAAACTGATTATTTACCAAGAGTTCACGGTTCGTCTTTATTTACACGTGGAGAAACTCAAGCTTTGGCAACTGTAACTTTAGGAACTTCTAGAGAAGCAAACCAAATCGATTCTCCATCAGAGCAAGGTGAAGAGAAATTCTACTTACACTATAACTTCCCTCCTTTCTCAACTGGTGAAGCAAAACCACTAAGAGGAACTTCAAGAAGAGAAGTTGGTCACGGTAACTTGGCTCAAAGAGCTTTAAAAAACATGATTCCTGCTGATTGTCCTTATACAATTCGTGTTGTTTCTGAGGTTTTAGAATCTAATGGTTCTTCTTCTATGGCAACAGTTTGTGCTGGAACAATGGCTTTAATGGACGCTGGAGTTCAAATGGTAAAACCAGTTTCTGGAATTGCTATGGGATTAATTACTGATGGTGAGAAATTTGCAGTATTGTCTGATATCTTAGGAGACGAAGATCACTTAGGAGATATGGACTTTAAAGTAACTGGAACTGCTGACGGTATTACAGCTTGCCAAATGGACATTAAAATTGATGGTTTACGTTATGACATTATGGAGCAAGCTTTAGCTCAGGCTCGTGATGGACGTTTACACATTTTAGGAAAATTAACTGAAACTATCGCTGCACCAAGAGCTGACGTAAAAGCTCATGCACCAAAAATCATTACCAGAACTATTCCTGGAAACTTTATTGGAGCATTAATTGGACCTGGTGGAAAAGTAATTCAAGAATTACAGAAAGCTACTGGAACAACTATTGTGATCAACGAAGTTGATGAGCAAGGTGTTATCGAAATTTTAGGTACAGATCCTGCTGGAATTGAAACGGTATTGGCAAAAATTGCTTCTATCACTTTCAAACCGCAAATGGGAGAAGCTTACGAAGTAAAAGTAATTAAAATGCTTGATTTTGGAGCTGTTGTAGAATATACTGCTGCACCAGGAAACGAAGTTTTACTTCACGTTTCTGAATTGGCTTGGGAGCGTACAGAAAATGTTGCTGACGTAGTTAAAATGGGAGATGTTTTCCAAGTGAAATACTTAGGAGTTGACCCTAAAACTAAAAAAGAAAAAGTGTCTAAAAAAGCACTTGTTCCAAGACCTCCACGTGAGGATAAAAAAGAGTAA